From Geotalea uraniireducens Rf4:
AAGCTCTCCCGGTCCACGCGTGGCGGGATAGCTCCGGAGCGTGTTGACCTTTCCGCAATGGCGGTGATGGTGGCAGAGGAACTACGTAAGGCGGAGCCTGACCGTCGGGTGACCATTCACATCGCGCCGGGTGTGGAGGCCTTTGCCGATCACCGGCTGCTCTGGGTCGTCATGGAGAACCTCCTTGGCAATGCCTGGAAATACACGAGCCAGCGTGCCGACGGCCGCATTGAGTTAGGCGTCGCAGAACAGCAAGGCAAGGACGTCTACTTCGTCCGAGACAACGGGGCAGGCTTCGACATGGCCTATGCCGACAAACTCTTCCTTCCCTTCCAGAGGTTGCATAAAACCAGCGAGTTTCCGGGCATCGGCATCGGCCTGGCGACGGTCGAGCGGATCATCCACCGCCACGACGGGCGTATCTGGGCGCAGGCGGCTGTGGGAGAAGGTGCCACGTTTTATTTCACTCTGGGATTGGAAAGGAACGATGATGAGAAATCGAACTATTCTCTTGGTGGAGGACAATCCCAAGGATGAGCTCCTCACGTTGCGAGCGCTTAACAAGTGCCATCTGGCTGAATTGGGACGTTACTGGCTGATCATCAATGAGCCGCCGCGCAAGGAGGGGGGAAAGACGCAATGAGTGGGCATCTTCGTATACTGATCATCGATGATTCCGAGCGAGATGCCCTGCTGTTGGTCCGTGCCCTGTGCAAGGAAGGGCTTGAACTGTATTCAGAGCGGGTCGACACCGCAGAAGCCATGGAGAGAGCGCTGATGGCTGGACAGTGGGATGTTGCGATTTCCGATTGCCACATGCCGGACTTCACTGTCGAAGGGGCACTGGCTATATGGCAAAGAGAGGGAAAGGATCAACCCTTCATCGTGGTTTCAGGAGCCATAGGCGAAGAGGAAGCAGTAGCGCTTTTAAAAGCGGGAGCCCACGATTTTGTCAAGAAAGACAACCTGGCCCGCCTGGTGCCGGCCATCGAGCGCGAACTGCGGGACGCGGCGGACCGTCATGCCCGAAGAGAGGCTGAAGAGGCTTTGCGCCAAAGCGAGATGCGCCGCCTCCAGCTTCAGGCGGAATTGAACTGTGCGGCCGAAATGCAAAAAATGCTGCTTCCCCGGGATCCCCTTACTTTAGCCGGCTTTGAAATCGCCGCGTTTTGTACGCCTGCCCGTCAGGTTGGGGGTGATTTCTACGACTGGTATGAGACGATTCCGGGGATCGTGACCCTGACCTTTGGTGATGTCATGGGCAAAGGAATGGCAGCTGCCATGCTCATGACAACGGTACGGGCCACTCTGCGTGCCGTAACCCTCCGAGTTCAACCATCGATAGCAGTTCAACTTGCCGAACAGTCCCTCCGTCACGACCTGAACAGTTCAGAAAGCTTTGTGACTCTTTTTTTGGCACGACTCAATGTTGATGCCTCTCTAATGACGTATGTGGACTGCGGCCACGGTTTTGCATTCCTGCGGCGCCGTGATGGAATGGTTGAAGAGCTTCTTCCACGGGGCCTTCCTTTAGGGGTCTCGTCTGTAGAGAAATATCAAGAGGGGGGATGTGTCTTTGAAGAAGGGGATGCCTTCGTTCCCCCCTGTGTCAGAATAGTTGTCGCCTCAGATGGGTTGTTTAGCCACGGTCTTTCGAGCTGAATTGCAACGAGCGTAGCGAGCTTGCGATTCAGCTCGAAAGACCGGGACCGGCAAAAGCCGGCGACCCGTATTTTTTCAACATCTGGGGGCAGCAAGGATCTATAATGACATACACACAAGGATTCAAATCCAGCCTGGTTCGCAAGATGGCCTGCCCTAATGGCGTCTCGGCCTCAGCTCTATCCCGAGAAGTGGGAATTCCCCAACAATCACTCTCTCGCTGGCTTCGAGACGCAAATGTCGTGAATGAATCTGGTAACTCCCCAATTTCTGAAGCACCATGGAGAACAATGTCCCCAAAGCGCCCACAAGACAAGTCTGCCGAAGAAAAGCTCAAAATCGTCATCGAAGCCGAGACGGTTGCCGAAGATCAACTTGGCGCCTTCCTGCGTCGCAATGGAATTCATGAAGCACAGTTACGCGAGTGGCGCGCCATGATGCTTTCGGGGCTGCAAAAACCGTCTCGGCCTTCCTCAAAAACATCAGAGGAAACTCGCAAAATTCATGCACTGGAAAAAGAATTACTGCGCAAAGATAAAGCATTGGCCGAGGCCGCCGCGATTTTGATCCTCAAAAAAAAAGTCCAATCGATCTGGGGGGGCGAGGACGAGCCCACGGACAAGAGGAACGGCAGATGATCGGGCAACTTATTGAAGAGGCAACCCATTCCGGAGCGAGACTTGAATCGGCCGTTGTCGCCATCGGGCTGAGCATTCGCACGTTCCAGCGTTGGAATCTCCAGGATGACGGAGCAGATCGGCGACATGGGCCAGTCGCAGAACCGGCGAACAAGCTGGCTCCGTCGGAGCGGCAGAACATCATCGATATTGCAAACTCCCCGGCGTTTCGGGATATTTCGCCGAAACAGATCGTGCCGCAATTGGCCGATCAGGGAATATACGTGGCGTCGGAATCGAGTTTCTACCGGGTGCTCAAAGACGATGGGCTGATGACTCACCGGGAACCCTCCCGGCCCGCCACCAGCCGCAAGCCAAAAGAACATGTGGCTACCGGTCCTTGCCAGGTCTGGTCATGGGACATCACCTACTTGAAGAGCCCGATTCTTGGGCAGTTCTTTTATCTCTACATGATCATGGATGTCTGGAGCCGCAAGATCGTAGCGTCCACGGTGTTTTTAAAAGAATCCAATGACTATAGCGCCAGGCTGTTTCTGAAAGCCTGTATCAGGCTCGGCATCAATCCGGAAGGCCTGATTCTTCACTCCGACAACGGCGGCCCGATGAAAGGGGCGACCATGCTGGCTACTCTCCAGCGCCTGGGCGTAATTCCTTCCTTCAGCAGGCCACAGGTCAGTGACGACAACCCTTTCTCAGAAGCGCTGTTCCGAACCATGAAATATAGACCTGGTTATCCGAGTCGGCCTTTTTCAAGTCTGGCAGCGGCCCAGACTTGGGTTGATGGTTTCGTCGCTTGGTATAACACGGAGCATCTGCACAGCGGCATTCGCTTCGTCACCCCGGACGATCGCCACTTCGGCCGGGAGAAAGCCATCCTGTTAAACCGCCGGGAGATATACGAGAAGGCCCGGCAACAAAACCCAAACCGCTGGTCAAAAAACATCCGAAACTGGGAGCCAGTGGAAACAGTTTATCTTAACCCTGAACCAACGGCGGAAGTCGAACTTCTTGACGCCGCATAAAAATTCAACAGAGGCGACAACTACCTTGACACCCGCCGGTTCTGTACAGCGATGGATTGATTGATGCCCAAACAGAGCTTGCTCTCGACAATGTGGCCTTGGCTGCCCAACTGGAAGGAGCAGCAAATGCTAAAGAAATGGTGGATCGAATAGCAGCGATGATACCGCCTGGGACTACCCTGCCAGACGACTTGACAGTTCTGGTAGTACGCAAACGTTAGATGGCCGTTATTCTTTTCCACACACTCGTTTAAGAAATTGTATTATATATCAACTCATGGTTTAGCTTCAGATGTAAAATCGGTTGAATTCACGCCCGAAGGACGTGGCTTTGATTGGCCAGAGAACGTTGCATTCCACGATGGTGCTGTTCGGAACATGCGGCTGCAAGCCCTTGATGAGCTCGATAGGCAGCATGTTCGGCCCATGCGGCTCACCGCTGTGCAACTTGATGCCTATTTTGCCGGTCATACCCTGATTGATTTTTGAATAGATTTTCAGCAATCCGTTAGCACTGATATCCTTCGTAAAAAATACTTGGGATTTGCTCTGTCCTGCGGCAACAGCACTACCTATACCTTTAAAATCGCATACGGCAACAGTACCCAGCGCAATGGCACTTGTCTTCAGAAAACTGCGACGCGAAATTTGCTTTTCCATGTTTTCTCTCCTTTTGATAAGAGGTCATTTCAAAGTGGCGCTTCGCGTCCCGACATTACCAACAATTCTTTGCGTAGTCGTTCCCCGTGCACCACGATTCGTGAGGCGGCCGCATTGAGCTCGCGGAGCTCCTCTGCACTGAATTTGACCGCCATTGCTCCGAGGTTCTCATCCAGATGTTGAGGGTTCGTAGTTCCCGGGATGGAATCCACGGCTTCCGGGCCAGCAACCAGGCAAGGGCAATCTGTGCTGGAGTGGCTTCCTTGCGCCGCGCCCAGTCGCGCAACAGATCGACCAGTACCATGTTCGCCTTGAGCGATTCGGGGGTGAAGCGCGGGTTAGTAAGACGGTAGTCGGTGTAGCCGGGTTTATCAAACCTGGTGTTTTCGTTGATCGTACCAGTGAGGAAGCCCACACCCAGCGGGCTCCAGGCAACCAAGCCGATCCCCAGTTCCTCGAATATGGCAAGCTCTTCCTTTTCCGGGCCGCGCCACAACAGGGAGTATTCGTTTTGCACCGCCGCGACAGGCTGAACAGCATGGGCACGACGAAGTGTCTGCATTCCAGGTTCGGAAAGACCGAAATGCTTGACCTTGCCTTCAGTGATGAGCTCTTTCACCGTACCGGCAACATCTTCGATTGGCACCTTTGGATCGACCCGGTGCTGGTAAAGCAAGTCGATTGCGTCAGTCCTGAGACGCTTGAGGGAAGCCTCGGCAACCTTTCTGATATGCTCCGGGCGGCTATTCAGCCCACCCGTGCGCCGCCCGGTCGCGTAATCAATGTCAAAGCCGAACTTGGTGCCGATCACGACCTTCCCCCTGAACGGGACGAGCGCTTCGCCGACCAGTTCTTCGTTGACGAAGGGACCATAGGCCTCGGCCGTATCGAAGTAGGTTACGCCTCGATCCACGGCGGCATGGATGAGCCGGATCATTTCACGCTTGTCCTTGGGCGGATTGTAGTTGCCGCTGTTCATGCTCATGCACCCCAGCCCGATCGCCGAGACCTCCAGGGGGCCAAGCTTGCGGCGAGCGGTCACCATGGGGCGTGGTGCCGGAGCGCTGAAGCCGACGCGCGGGAGCATCGCCGTAGCCGCCAAAACCAGGCTTCCCACCAAAAAATCGCGGCGATCAAGCATGAACATTCCGCTTTCTCCGCTTTTATTGACAGGTGCTTTACTCATATGTGTTTCTCCTTTTTCGTGTAGACGACAGTTGGTTGTACTGCTCGTCACTAACCTTTTCCAGCCATTCGACGGCATTGCCATTAAGCTGTTCTGCTATGGCGATATGAGTCATGGCTGTGTTTGGCGCGGCTCCGTGCCAATGTTTTACGCCGGGCGGAATCCGTACGACATCACCCTGCCTGATCTCCTCAATCGGGCCACCCCACTGTTGTATTCGGCCGGTGCCCGCTGTCACGATTAAAGTCTGGCCGAGCGGATGGGAGTGCCACGCCGTCCGGGCACCCGGTTGGAACGTGACAAGTCCGCCTGTCGTACGTGCCGGTTCGTGCGCTTTGAATAGCGTGTCGATTTTTACGGAACCTGAAAAGTATTCGGCTGAACCTTGGCTTGAAGGCAGGGAGCCGCTCCGAGCGATAGTGATTCTCTGCTCCGCCTGCCTGTTACTCAGAACTTTACCCAATGTTTCACTAGCATTTGCGGCTTCCTTTTTACCAACGTTTGCTTCGAGAACGGTTATCAGGCTCCGCAGTTGCGCCTCGGTCAGTCCGGTATTCAGTCCGACGTTAAAATGTGACTGCAACTGAGGATTGACCCCCTCGATACTCGCCAAGGCTGAAATGGTTGCCAGCTCCCTGCTCTGGTAATCCAGGTTGTCACGCCCGAAGATGTCCCCGAATAGGTGTCCCTTCAAGAACGCATCAATGGCCGGGGCAAAGGTAATATACTTCCCGGTGGCCGGCGCTCCTATCAGGTGTGTCTGGATTTCGGTCCCAAGTTCGATGCTGCTCCTGTTGGCAGGTATGGAGCTTGGTTCCTTACCGGGAACATCCTTGATCCCTTTCTTGTCCCGTTCTTCCAGGACGCCGATGAAGGTATTGATCCCGTTCAGACTGCGGGGGAACCCGGCATAGGCGTACATCTGCACAAGGATTTCCTTGATTTCGTTGATGGTCAAACCGGCATCCAGCCCATCGTTTAAGGCCGTTTTCAGTTTTTGCAAGTCGCCGCTGGCAGTAAAGGCCGCAATGGTGACAATGTTTTCCTGCTTGGCGTTCAAACCTCCTGTTGTCACGGTCTGAGCCTCCGAAAAGGTTACGATGCTGAATATTGCGGCAAGTGTACTTGCCAGAAGTATGGTGAATTTTTTGTTCATGCGGCTCCCCCTCGATTCAGTTCAACCCCTTTTTCTCCAGAAATCTGGACATCTGGTCGGCGATTTCGAGATTGTTTAGATCCGACATGAGAAAATGCGTGTTTCCGTGAATGCCTATCTCGGGCAGATGGACAATAGTGACATCACCTCCGTGACGGTTCACTACATCTCTCCACGTCTTCGCCACCTCAAGGAATACGCGCCATTGTTCCTGTCCCGGGTTTTGCGAAGGCTGTTTGGGAATGTTATCTCCATAAAAAACAATGATAGGGATTTTGGTGAGCCGCATAAAATCCGCCATGAGCACAGTGGGCGGAGTGACGGTACGACCTGCGAGTTTTATTGACTCAGGCGCTTCTCCTTCTGGAAAAAGAAAATCTCCGCCCGGTTCAAAGGAAACAATGGCGCGGATGTTGTCGTTTTTGATTGCGGTACGCCATCCAGGTCCCCCACTTTGTGAGTGGGTGACGAGAATGCCTTTGCCGATCTTATTGAATAGTTCCGAAACCGCAGCGACATTTACTTCTGCGTTATAAGGGCCTGTATTGGGAGCCATTTGTCTGAAAAACTGGTTCAAGGTCTCCGGGGCTTTTGAAAACTGAACGCCTTCATAAAAATTCGGCCAGGCGCCGAGCCGGAAAATACCAAACCACAATTGTTCGTCCGGGGTAGCGGTAATCGTCGTCGCTTCAGTGCTGCGTGCCGCGCGACCACGTCGAGGCTGATCAATCAAATACACACCGTATCGCTCGCGCAGAAATATATTCTGGAACCCTTCACGCCCATCGGGAGTGGTTTCCCATGTTTTCGCCGTCTGTCCGTGCCCATGCCAGAATACGAGCGGAAACTTTCGGGCGTTTTCCGGTATCTGATAGAAAACAGAGGCATGATCACCGTGAAGCGTTTGTCCAGCGGGGCTGACTCCTGCGGGGTTGTAAGCGCCTTGCGTTATGGGGTCAAAAGTGCCCGGTTCACTTATGACCGTTCCCCCGACTGAAAAACTTCCCTGCTCCTGGATGACCAGTGGCGCGGATATGCCGCTACGCTGGGTGACTGCGCAGGCGGAGAGGCTCAGGCCGCAAAACGTCAGCGTGAGAGCAACGACTATCTTCCCAAACTTGATATTCATAAGTTGGCTCCTTGCTTCAACGTCTCACCGAAGAACCGGATCAATTTACCCATGGCTTGATTCACATACTGCGGTTTCCAGTAGGTTTCGATGTGGGTTGCACCGTCAATCAGGAATAATTCTTTGTTTTTCGCGCTGGTCGCTCCTTTGAAGGCACTCTGGGTCATATACAGGGAATCGGCCTTGCTCCCTGCCATCATCAGTAAGGGTTGGTTGATCAAGTCCATATTGCTGGCGGCATCGAAATTCATTAAATCGAGCAGGCTACTCATAGTGTATCTGAACGTGGAGTTGGGGTGGGCGTGAGTCTTGCCGTAGTATTCAAAGCCCTGACGATAAAGATCAAAAGGGAGCTTGGCGATTTGTTCATCCGTCAGCTTGGTATCGGCTGCATAGATAATCTTGCCTCCGGCCGCTTCTTGCGCGCGGGCGGCAGAAGCTTGCTGCAAGCGTTCCTGTATGGTGGCTACTTGCGAGTCCATAAAGCCGTTGCGTCGTACCAGGCCGGAATTAAACATGCTCAAAGTGGCAACAGACTTAAAACGCTTGTCAGTTTGGGCCGCTTTCAGGGAATAGCCGCCACCTCCACAAATGCCAAGCAAGCCTAAACGGTCAGCATCTACGCCAGCATACTGAGTGATAAAATCAGCCATGCCTCGAATATCTTCAATCCGGTTTGCCGGCTTATCCACATTGCGGGGCAGTCCACCGCTGGCGCCTTGATACGCTGCATCCGCAGCAATGGTGATGTATCCTTGTTCAGCCAGACGCTGAGCATACAAGCCGGCGACTTGCTCTTTCACGCCACCATTGGGGTGGGCCACCACCGCCGCCGGATATTTATTGTTCGGGTTATAGTTCGCAGGGGTATAGACGTTCGCAGAAATATCGATACCATTTAGTTTGTACGTGACTGAATGAATATTGACTTTGCCTCTGACGTTTTCGGTAATCGCTCCGTCATAGGCCAGAGTAAACGGATTTAGTTTATAGTCTGCGGCCATGGCTGCTCCTGATGAAATACTGATAACTGCTGCCAACAACAACGACACAGTTTTTACGATAGACATTGTTTTCTCCTTGCCGGCGTGCTCGGTTAGATATCCAGTTTATGGGTACCAATCCACTTCACCATTTCCGGATCGCGATGATCAAAGAAGCTGCTTTCCCGCCTGTCCAGCGTCGAAATGGCCACCATGTCCTCGGGAGACAGTTTGAAGTCGAAAATGTTGAAGTTCTGAACAATCCGCTCTTTGTTCACTGATTTCGGTATGACCACGACGCTTCTTTGGGTCAGCCAGCGCAGCACCACCTGAGCAACGGATTTGCCATATTTGCTTCCTATGGCAGTGAGCAGTTCGTTGCTGAATAGATCGTTTTTGCCCTCGGCAAAGGGGCCCCAGGATTCGATCTGAACACCGTTTTCTTGAAGGAACCGCTGAGTCTCGACCTGCTGGCAGAAAGGATGTGTTTCTATCTGATTGACCGCCGGTATCACTTCATTGTGAATGATTAGATCCATAATCCGGTCCGGATGGAAATTGCTGACGCCGATTGCCCGGACTTTGCCTTCCCGATACAGATCTTCCATGGCCCGCCAGGACCCGAAGACATCGCCATACGGCTGATGGATCAGATACAGATCCAGATAATCCAGTTGCAGTTTGGCCAGCGATTTATCGAACGCCTTCCGGGTGTTATCGTAGCCCGCATCCTGAACCCAGAGCTTGGTGGTAACAAAGATCTCATGGCGGTCCACACCACTACTCCTGATCGCATTGCCGACAGCTTCTTCATTCATGTAAGACGCCGCCGTATCAATCAATCGATAACCCGCCTGCAGGGCACCACTGACGCTGCGTTCACATTCCTTGGGATCACTGACCTGAAAGACGCCGAATCCGAGAATGGGCATCTCTATGCCATTATTCAAAGTTATTTTCTTCATACTTTTATTTCCTTTATGAATATCTATAGTTTACTCAGCGTCCGGTCATCTCTTCAAGTTTTTCGGGGTAACGGTTTCCGTGTACATTGATCTTTGCTGCGGTCTGCTCGATAGTGGCGAGATCGGCAACCGTAAGTTTGATGGAAACAGCACCGATGTTCTCGTCCAGACGATCCAACTTTGTGGTTCCCGGGATCGGCACTATCCACGGTTTCTGCTCCAGGAGCCAGGCCAAGGCAATTTGGGCCGGAGTTGCGTTATTCTCAGCCGCGATGCTGCCGAGCAGATCAACCAAAGCCTGATTCGCTTTCAATGCCTCGGGGGTAAAACGTGGCAGAGTGCTACGGAAGTCGGTACTGTCGAAGATGGTGTTTTCATCCATCTTGCCGGTGAGGAACCCTTTGCCTAGCGGGCTGTAGGCAACCAGGCCGATGCCGAGTTCTTCGAGGGTCGGCAGGATTTCCGCTTCAGGGCGTCGCCACCAGAGCGAGTATTCGCTCTGCAGTGCCGTCACCGGCTGGACGGCGTGGGCACGGCGGATCGTCTGTACTCCAGCCTCGGACAGTCCGAAGTGCCTGACCTTGCCTGCCTGGATCAGCTCTTTCACCGCTCCTGCCACCTCTTCGATCGGCACGTCCGGATCAACCCGGTGCTGATAGAACAGATCGATGACATCGGTCCGGAGCCGCTTGAGCGAAGCCTCGGCCACCTGCCTGATATTCTCCGGCCGGCTGTTCAGGACCGGCCCGCTCCCCTTCATCGCCCGGGGATCGACAGTGGTATCGAAACCGAACTTGGTGGCAATCACCACCTGATCCCGCAGCGGCGCAAGCGCCTCACCGACTAGGTCCTCGTTGGTGAACGGGCCATAGACTTCTGCTGTATCGAAAAAAGTGACGCCCCGTTCCACGGCTGTCCGGATTAACGAAATCATCTCCTGCCTGTCTTTGGGCGGACCGTACGAAAAGCTCATTCCCATGCAGCCGAGACCGAGTGCCGAAACCTCAAGGCCACTATTTCCTAGCGTACGTTTTTGCATTATTTTCTCCTTGCACTTGTTCAAGTCTACCTTGTTGATGATTATAACTTACTCCAGCCAAAGCAAAGGCAGATAGACCAATCCTGTCGATTTATTGCCTAATACTACTTTATGCTGAAAATTTATTGTAACGCGTAATGGGGTCGGATAGTATTCAAGCAGGAGGAATGTATGATAAACGAGCTACCTATAAAGGATATTGGAGATAAAAGCCTGGGAATTGCAGTTGCAGA
This genomic window contains:
- a CDS encoding PP2C family protein-serine/threonine phosphatase, producing MSGHLRILIIDDSERDALLLVRALCKEGLELYSERVDTAEAMERALMAGQWDVAISDCHMPDFTVEGALAIWQREGKDQPFIVVSGAIGEEEAVALLKAGAHDFVKKDNLARLVPAIERELRDAADRHARREAEEALRQSEMRRLQLQAELNCAAEMQKMLLPRDPLTLAGFEIAAFCTPARQVGGDFYDWYETIPGIVTLTFGDVMGKGMAAAMLMTTVRATLRAVTLRVQPSIAVQLAEQSLRHDLNSSESFVTLFLARLNVDASLMTYVDCGHGFAFLRRRDGMVEELLPRGLPLGVSSVEKYQEGGCVFEEGDAFVPPCVRIVVASDGLFSHGLSS
- a CDS encoding (R)-mandelonitrile lyase encodes the protein MNKKFTILLASTLAAIFSIVTFSEAQTVTTGGLNAKQENIVTIAAFTASGDLQKLKTALNDGLDAGLTINEIKEILVQMYAYAGFPRSLNGINTFIGVLEERDKKGIKDVPGKEPSSIPANRSSIELGTEIQTHLIGAPATGKYITFAPAIDAFLKGHLFGDIFGRDNLDYQSRELATISALASIEGVNPQLQSHFNVGLNTGLTEAQLRSLITVLEANVGKKEAANASETLGKVLSNRQAEQRITIARSGSLPSSQGSAEYFSGSVKIDTLFKAHEPARTTGGLVTFQPGARTAWHSHPLGQTLIVTAGTGRIQQWGGPIEEIRQGDVVRIPPGVKHWHGAAPNTAMTHIAIAEQLNGNAVEWLEKVSDEQYNQLSSTRKRRNTYE
- a CDS encoding aldo/keto reductase; translated protein: MKKITLNNGIEMPILGFGVFQVSDPKECERSVSGALQAGYRLIDTAASYMNEEAVGNAIRSSGVDRHEIFVTTKLWVQDAGYDNTRKAFDKSLAKLQLDYLDLYLIHQPYGDVFGSWRAMEDLYREGKVRAIGVSNFHPDRIMDLIIHNEVIPAVNQIETHPFCQQVETQRFLQENGVQIESWGPFAEGKNDLFSNELLTAIGSKYGKSVAQVVLRWLTQRSVVVIPKSVNKERIVQNFNIFDFKLSPEDMVAISTLDRRESSFFDHRDPEMVKWIGTHKLDI
- a CDS encoding IS3-like element ISGur5 family transposase (programmed frameshift); translated protein: MTYTQGFKSSLVRKMACPNGVSASALSREVGIPQQSLSRWLRDANVVNESGNSPISEAPWRTMSPKRPQDKSAEEKLKIVIEAETVAEDQLGAFLRRNGIHEAQLREWRAMMLSGLQKPSRPSSKTSEETRKIHALEKELLRKDKALAEAAAILILKKKGPIDLGGRGRAHGQEERQMIGQLIEEATHSGARLESAVVAIGLSIRTFQRWNLQDDGADRRHGPVAEPANKLAPSERQNIIDIANSPAFRDISPKQIVPQLADQGIYVASESSFYRVLKDDGLMTHREPSRPATSRKPKEHVATGPCQVWSWDITYLKSPILGQFFYLYMIMDVWSRKIVASTVFLKESNDYSARLFLKACIRLGINPEGLILHSDNGGPMKGATMLATLQRLGVIPSFSRPQVSDDNPFSEALFRTMKYRPGYPSRPFSSLAAAQTWVDGFVAWYNTEHLHSGIRFVTPDDRHFGREKAILLNRREIYEKARQQNPNRWSKNIRNWEPVETVYLNPEPTAEVELLDAA
- a CDS encoding alpha/beta hydrolase → MSIVKTVSLLLAAVISISSGAAMAADYKLNPFTLAYDGAITENVRGKVNIHSVTYKLNGIDISANVYTPANYNPNNKYPAAVVAHPNGGVKEQVAGLYAQRLAEQGYITIAADAAYQGASGGLPRNVDKPANRIEDIRGMADFITQYAGVDADRLGLLGICGGGGYSLKAAQTDKRFKSVATLSMFNSGLVRRNGFMDSQVATIQERLQQASAARAQEAAGGKIIYAADTKLTDEQIAKLPFDLYRQGFEYYGKTHAHPNSTFRYTMSSLLDLMNFDAASNMDLINQPLLMMAGSKADSLYMTQSAFKGATSAKNKELFLIDGATHIETYWKPQYVNQAMGKLIRFFGETLKQGANL
- a CDS encoding twin-arginine translocation signal domain-containing protein — protein: MEKQISRRSFLKTSAIALGTVAVCDFKGIGSAVAAGQSKSQVFFTKDISANGLLKIYSKINQGMTGKIGIKLHSGEPHGPNMLPIELIKGLQPHVPNSTIVECNVLWPIKATSFGREFNRFYI
- a CDS encoding SpoIIE family protein phosphatase, with the protein product MYSDGLIDAQTELALDNVALAAQLEGAANAKEMVDRIAAMIPPGTTLPDDLTVLVVRKR
- a CDS encoding aldo/keto reductase: MQKRTLGNSGLEVSALGLGCMGMSFSYGPPKDRQEMISLIRTAVERGVTFFDTAEVYGPFTNEDLVGEALAPLRDQVVIATKFGFDTTVDPRAMKGSGPVLNSRPENIRQVAEASLKRLRTDVIDLFYQHRVDPDVPIEEVAGAVKELIQAGKVRHFGLSEAGVQTIRRAHAVQPVTALQSEYSLWWRRPEAEILPTLEELGIGLVAYSPLGKGFLTGKMDENTIFDSTDFRSTLPRFTPEALKANQALVDLLGSIAAENNATPAQIALAWLLEQKPWIVPIPGTTKLDRLDENIGAVSIKLTVADLATIEQTAAKINVHGNRYPEKLEEMTGR
- a CDS encoding alpha/beta hydrolase → MNIKFGKIVVALTLTFCGLSLSACAVTQRSGISAPLVIQEQGSFSVGGTVISEPGTFDPITQGAYNPAGVSPAGQTLHGDHASVFYQIPENARKFPLVFWHGHGQTAKTWETTPDGREGFQNIFLRERYGVYLIDQPRRGRAARSTEATTITATPDEQLWFGIFRLGAWPNFYEGVQFSKAPETLNQFFRQMAPNTGPYNAEVNVAAVSELFNKIGKGILVTHSQSGGPGWRTAIKNDNIRAIVSFEPGGDFLFPEGEAPESIKLAGRTVTPPTVLMADFMRLTKIPIIVFYGDNIPKQPSQNPGQEQWRVFLEVAKTWRDVVNRHGGDVTIVHLPEIGIHGNTHFLMSDLNNLEIADQMSRFLEKKGLN
- a CDS encoding aldo/keto reductase translates to MSKAPVNKSGESGMFMLDRRDFLVGSLVLAATAMLPRVGFSAPAPRPMVTARRKLGPLEVSAIGLGCMSMNSGNYNPPKDKREMIRLIHAAVDRGVTYFDTAEAYGPFVNEELVGEALVPFRGKVVIGTKFGFDIDYATGRRTGGLNSRPEHIRKVAEASLKRLRTDAIDLLYQHRVDPKVPIEDVAGTVKELITEGKVKHFGLSEPGMQTLRRAHAVQPVAAVQNEYSLLWRGPEKEELAIFEELGIGLVAWSPLGVGFLTGTINENTRFDKPGYTDYRLTNPRFTPESLKANMVLVDLLRDWARRKEATPAQIALAWLLARKPWIPSRELRTLNIWMRTSEQWRSNSVQRSSASSMRPPHESWCTGNDYAKNCW